The proteins below come from a single Acaryochloris sp. CCMEE 5410 genomic window:
- the tadA gene encoding tRNA adenosine(34) deaminase TadA encodes MDVPSYPEHQQWMEKAIALATQAGAAGEVPVGAVIIGPDGDCIAEGENKRERDHDPTAHAEIVALRAASQVIQSWRLHECRLYVTLEPCPMCAGAIIQARLGLLVYGAHDPKTGAIRSVLNLPDSPCSYHKLPVIAGVHEPTCRQQLQEWFARRRQQKKNAAPSP; translated from the coding sequence GTGGACGTTCCCAGCTACCCTGAACATCAACAGTGGATGGAAAAAGCGATTGCTTTAGCGACTCAAGCAGGTGCTGCAGGAGAGGTGCCGGTAGGTGCAGTGATTATCGGCCCTGATGGAGACTGCATTGCTGAAGGAGAAAACAAACGAGAACGCGATCACGACCCGACTGCTCATGCAGAAATTGTAGCTCTCAGAGCTGCTAGCCAAGTTATACAGTCTTGGCGACTCCATGAATGTCGCCTCTACGTCACCCTCGAACCCTGTCCAATGTGTGCAGGGGCAATTATCCAAGCTCGCCTTGGCCTGTTGGTCTATGGAGCCCATGATCCGAAAACTGGAGCGATTCGATCCGTCCTCAATCTACCGGATAGTCCTTGCTCCTACCATAAACTTCCCGTCATTGCAGGCGTCCACGAGCCCACCTGCCGTCAACAACTACAAGAGTGGTTTGCCCGCAGACGGCAACAGAAAAAAAACGCAGCCCCTTCCCCTTAA
- the cysE gene encoding serine O-acetyltransferase, protein MLKTLKTDFQIIFDRDPAARNWLEVLVCYPGLQAILLHRFAHWLFVLGLPFFPRLISHVSRFLTGIEIHPGATLGQGVFIDHGMGIVIGETAIVGDFSLIYQGVTLGGTGKETGKRHPTVGDNVVIGAGAKVLGNILLGSNVRVGAGSVVLRDVPSDCTIVGVPGRIVYRGGAKVDPLDHARLPDSEAQAIRYLVDRIESLEQEVEQLRQSSPNVPTHESDTTDCCHLRDKAIEQFLDGTTVSKNG, encoded by the coding sequence GTGCTGAAGACACTTAAAACTGATTTTCAGATCATTTTCGATCGAGACCCTGCAGCTCGGAACTGGTTGGAAGTGTTGGTCTGTTACCCGGGCTTGCAGGCTATATTGTTACACCGCTTTGCCCATTGGCTATTTGTCTTAGGCTTACCCTTCTTCCCTCGGCTCATCTCCCATGTCTCCCGCTTTCTCACAGGGATTGAAATTCATCCTGGTGCCACCTTGGGACAAGGTGTGTTTATTGATCATGGCATGGGGATTGTGATTGGAGAAACTGCAATTGTCGGTGATTTTAGCCTGATCTATCAGGGAGTGACGTTAGGGGGAACAGGGAAAGAAACAGGAAAACGGCACCCAACTGTGGGGGACAACGTTGTGATTGGTGCTGGAGCTAAAGTTCTAGGCAATATCCTCTTAGGCAGTAATGTGCGGGTCGGCGCTGGGTCTGTCGTTTTACGAGATGTCCCCTCAGACTGCACGATTGTTGGTGTTCCGGGGCGCATTGTTTATCGGGGAGGAGCAAAAGTAGATCCATTGGATCATGCTCGACTCCCTGACTCTGAAGCTCAGGCTATTCGCTATTTAGTCGATCGAATTGAAAGTCTAGAACAGGAAGTAGAACAGTTAAGACAGTCTTCTCCGAATGTTCCTACCCATGAGTCTGATACCACAGACTGCTGCCATCTTCGGGATAAAGCAATAGAGCAGTTTTTAGACGGTACGACTGTCTCAAAGAATGGCTAA
- a CDS encoding cellulase family glycosylhydrolase: protein MSLNPLHQKRYRSAFAMILFVCTGILSGCSHSYAKPHAPIRVDWNQSTGSARNVYSLNLWSATDPTVGANLKFGEQLGQIRPSICRLHAAEMLKVGHGKAWIDKKGAWDIGKIDAILKNIAPHCEDIMISIPSWSPTLYQGSQLPPEKHRAFAQWCAQLVRLVSSRHLVRYFEILNEKDPAYNGNSQELAKLAKQTAHAMRRANPAIRIVVGAWTHPYDKRDIQAFLEASKTSDIQAFSYHQYGTHQPSGDPFKLYKTAKIIGQRPKAIRQWMNQKGLHNAELFLGETHMFTTWDRDKQKLMRTHHGAVFLALVFQQAAQHNDIDGIFPWNDADNTYGLFNHKDGVYSLRSAGYVLKLLRQYFSHGQRIRVSTPRGIDAFAVRTPSSHSLMIINSHTYPSKITRLDMRGWQPPQQRYQLYTIDSDGIRVSQQTWDQQQSQTLHLPNDSVSFLNFSGESSPNIDERST, encoded by the coding sequence ATGTCTTTGAACCCCCTCCATCAGAAAAGATATCGTTCTGCCTTCGCGATGATCCTGTTTGTCTGTACTGGCATACTGTCCGGTTGCTCTCACAGTTATGCGAAGCCCCATGCACCCATTAGGGTTGACTGGAATCAATCCACTGGCTCTGCTCGCAATGTTTATAGCTTAAATCTTTGGTCTGCCACTGATCCCACCGTAGGAGCGAATCTCAAATTTGGTGAACAATTAGGTCAAATCCGGCCCTCCATCTGCCGGCTTCACGCAGCTGAAATGCTCAAAGTGGGTCATGGGAAAGCGTGGATTGATAAAAAGGGGGCCTGGGACATTGGCAAAATTGATGCCATTTTGAAGAATATTGCTCCTCACTGTGAGGACATTATGATCTCCATTCCCAGTTGGTCCCCCACGCTATATCAAGGCTCTCAACTTCCTCCCGAAAAGCACCGTGCGTTTGCACAATGGTGTGCTCAGCTTGTCCGCTTAGTCTCCTCAAGGCACCTAGTTCGATATTTTGAAATACTCAACGAAAAAGATCCCGCATACAATGGCAATTCTCAAGAACTGGCTAAGTTAGCAAAACAAACCGCCCATGCAATGAGGCGAGCTAATCCAGCTATTCGTATTGTTGTTGGTGCTTGGACCCACCCCTATGACAAAAGGGATATTCAAGCATTTTTAGAGGCTTCCAAAACAAGTGATATTCAGGCTTTCTCCTATCATCAATATGGTACACACCAACCTTCCGGCGATCCCTTCAAGCTATACAAAACTGCCAAAATAATTGGTCAACGACCGAAAGCGATTCGCCAGTGGATGAACCAAAAAGGCTTACACAATGCTGAACTGTTCCTAGGGGAGACCCATATGTTCACAACCTGGGATAGGGACAAACAAAAATTGATGCGTACCCATCATGGGGCTGTATTTCTAGCCCTAGTTTTTCAGCAGGCTGCACAGCACAACGATATTGATGGTATTTTCCCTTGGAATGATGCCGACAATACCTATGGACTTTTCAATCACAAAGATGGAGTCTATTCCTTACGCTCAGCAGGATATGTGCTCAAGCTACTGAGACAATATTTTAGTCATGGTCAACGGATTCGTGTCTCGACGCCTAGAGGAATTGATGCCTTTGCTGTCAGAACTCCAAGCTCCCATAGCCTGATGATCATCAATAGTCACACCTATCCAAGCAAAATCACTCGTCTAGATATGAGGGGGTGGCAGCCGCCACAACAAAGATATCAACTTTACACGATTGACTCAGATGGAATACGGGTGAGCCAACAGACTTGGGACCAGCAGCAATCCCAGACCCTACATTTACCGAATGACTCCGTCTCTTTTTTAAATTTTTCGGGTGAGAGCAGTCCGAACATCGATGAGAGATCGACATGA
- a CDS encoding phenylpyruvate tautomerase MIF-related protein: MPLIKVQSSISTPEQSVVEALLKQLSAQLAQHLGKPESYVMTAFEAETPMTFAGTTEPVCYVEIKSVGTMSTVGSPLLVERNKLSLMLYGMWQV, from the coding sequence ATGCCTCTCATTAAAGTGCAATCTTCGATCAGTACTCCTGAACAATCTGTTGTGGAAGCCTTATTAAAGCAACTCTCTGCTCAGCTCGCCCAACATTTAGGTAAGCCAGAGTCCTATGTGATGACAGCTTTTGAGGCAGAAACGCCGATGACATTTGCTGGAACGACTGAACCCGTGTGCTACGTGGAAATTAAAAGTGTGGGTACCATGAGTACGGTCGGTTCGCCCCTTCTTGTAGAGAGAAATAAATTAAGTCTTATGCTGTATGGGATGTGGCAGGTATAG
- a CDS encoding IS1634 family transposase: MSDAVQISSERVDDIPLIVEWLKQMQIVEWMDQELKQPHGNRKGLSYGQLSVLLLTYIMTQADHRLCGAESWVTSHRQILELATGWGIGEKDATDDRLARMVEEVGQAEEACRQIEVNLGQHVIRAYELPTEVARADTTSFSVHHRSDESAEESLLRFGYSKDKRPDLLQYRQLLGTLDPAGIPLVSATLPGNGADDPLYWPTWQQMAQVIGHKHFVFLADCKAAAIATRAQIASEGGIYCFPVPMTGQHPSWLKQWVFNPPSPSTEIRLPTQDANEAAVGKGFEVELGQFWYHPDTQEWVQWHERYLVVYSQSFAAAQIQGLQQRLERAQNALDKLAAKPGKEPEELNLKVEAILKRHRVKEFFCVSLNVETDTQNRYMGPGRPIRNSVKKEVTQIRLHLHIERDTDAIEQAKQLAGWRLYVTNAPISQLPLPQAVLYYREEWLVERGFHRFKRGRLPALPIYFQNQNRIVGLMFLLTLALKAFTLVEFVVRRALQAAEESLAGLYDGNPKRATQRPSTEKLFKAFDQITLYLLPDLTRFITPLSDLQKQILRLMKMPESLYLPHPIQHKT, translated from the coding sequence ATGAGTGACGCTGTGCAAATCAGTTCAGAGCGGGTTGATGATATTCCCCTGATCGTCGAATGGCTCAAGCAGATGCAGATTGTCGAATGGATGGATCAAGAACTCAAACAACCTCACGGAAACCGTAAAGGATTGAGCTATGGTCAATTGAGCGTATTGCTGTTGACCTACATCATGACTCAAGCAGATCATCGCTTGTGTGGCGCAGAATCGTGGGTGACATCACACCGTCAGATATTGGAGTTGGCCACTGGTTGGGGCATAGGGGAAAAGGATGCAACCGATGATCGTCTGGCCCGGATGGTGGAAGAAGTTGGCCAAGCGGAAGAAGCTTGTCGCCAGATTGAGGTGAACCTTGGTCAGCATGTGATTCGAGCCTATGAATTACCGACAGAGGTTGCTAGGGCAGATACAACCAGCTTTAGTGTGCATCATCGCTCAGATGAATCTGCTGAAGAGAGTCTGCTCCGTTTTGGGTACTCCAAAGATAAACGCCCTGACTTGCTTCAGTACCGTCAACTGCTAGGCACCCTTGACCCTGCAGGGATTCCGTTAGTCAGTGCAACGCTTCCTGGTAATGGAGCAGATGACCCATTGTATTGGCCCACCTGGCAGCAAATGGCTCAAGTTATTGGCCACAAGCACTTTGTCTTTTTGGCAGATTGCAAAGCTGCCGCGATTGCGACCCGTGCTCAAATTGCTTCAGAGGGAGGAATCTATTGTTTTCCTGTACCCATGACGGGACAACATCCGTCCTGGCTAAAACAATGGGTGTTCAACCCACCCAGTCCGAGTACAGAGATTCGTCTGCCGACCCAAGATGCGAATGAAGCTGCAGTTGGGAAAGGATTTGAGGTTGAACTCGGTCAGTTTTGGTATCATCCAGACACTCAAGAATGGGTGCAGTGGCATGAACGTTATCTGGTCGTTTACTCCCAGAGTTTTGCGGCAGCGCAGATTCAGGGTCTGCAGCAGCGGCTTGAACGAGCCCAGAACGCACTTGATAAGCTAGCGGCAAAACCAGGCAAAGAGCCAGAGGAACTCAATCTAAAGGTAGAAGCTATTCTCAAACGTCACCGTGTGAAGGAATTCTTCTGCGTATCCCTGAATGTAGAGACGGATACTCAAAACCGTTATATGGGACCGGGTAGACCCATCCGTAACTCAGTGAAAAAGGAGGTTACACAGATCCGACTTCACCTCCACATTGAGCGGGACACTGATGCGATTGAACAAGCCAAGCAATTGGCGGGATGGCGCTTGTATGTCACTAATGCCCCCATCTCTCAACTTCCTCTACCTCAAGCTGTCCTCTACTATCGAGAGGAGTGGCTAGTTGAACGGGGGTTTCATCGCTTCAAGCGGGGGCGGCTACCCGCGTTGCCGATCTATTTTCAAAACCAAAATCGAATTGTCGGTTTGATGTTCTTGCTGACGCTAGCATTAAAAGCATTTACCCTGGTTGAATTTGTTGTGCGGCGCGCATTACAAGCTGCTGAGGAATCCCTAGCAGGGCTCTACGATGGAAATCCTAAGCGAGCGACCCAACGACCTTCTACTGAAAAACTCTTTAAGGCGTTTGACCAAATCACACTCTATTTATTGCCAGACCTGACACGCTTCATAACGCCTCTATCTGATCTTCAAAAGCAGATTCTTCGGCTGATGAAAATGCCAGAATCTCTATACCTGCCACATCCCATACAGCATAAGACTTAA